The window CGGTTCTAATATTTATGGCCCAACCCGCCTCACCGACCCGTACccatttatatattcaaaaaccCTTTAAGTAAAAAGAAATTAGGGTTTTTCTCATTCTCTCAATCTCTTTCTCTGTCCTACCGTAGCCATGGTTAGTTCTCTAAGCCGTACAACAAATTCAACTTCATCAATCTTATGATTTTGCAAGTTTTTACGACTAGCTTAAGCATTATTATGGTACTGAtgttttttaaatgatttttttgtgatgTGAAAATTGGTGAACAACAGCCTCAGGGAGATTACATAGAGTTGCACAGGAAGAGATTTGGGCGTCGCCCTGATCACTTCGAGCGTAAACGTAAGAAGGATGCTCGTGAAGTTCACAAGCGATCCCAAATTGCCCAAAAGGTCCATTTTTTTCGAAATAATTCAacatcttttcattttactGTTTCAATTTTCTTATATGCTGTATTACATGAAATTTGAGCTAAAGTTTTGTTTTTTGTGCTCAAAACAGGCTTTGGGTATCAAGGGTAAGATGTTTGCTAAGAAGCGGTATGCTGAGAAGGCCCAAATGAAGAAAACGTAAGTTTTTAAATGTGTAATTACTATTTTAGGCATGTTGGTTTGGACCTTTTACGAAGTTGTTCACTttgatttttattatgtttGTGATCTTGTTGTCCAATGATAGTTGTGAATGGCACAGTCAAAATGCAGCTGAATGAATATTGATCATTTATAGTGCTGGCCTTGTCTAGTTAGTTTTAGTTAGGGGTTCGGGGCTAGGTTATTGTTATCTGCATACTTGTCTGATATATTAAATTGATTATCAAGTATATAGGAACACCAAATTTTTAAAGCGTGTGCTCATGCTAGTTCATTAGGTAAATTGACTATTCCATAATCTGATATTTGAATAATCAGAATTAGTTTTGAAGCCCAAATTGAATAGGAAGCATTGTCCATCATTGGTGGCATAGTTCCTCTTTTGTAATATTTCTGAGATTATGATACGGGTCTTGAGAATAATTAATGCTCCTAGGATTGGTTGTTATTCAGAATTTCAGATTATGGTGCTTGTTGGGTACTGAAAATATTGGGGCCTACTGAATTTCTCTATATCATTGGTTTAGTATTTGCTTTTCAGTTGGAAACCGAACCAACTCTTCTTTACGTTACCAGCTTACTTGGTGTTTGTTTGGATCAGTAAAAAAAGTTTCTCACATCTGAAACTTGCATTATCGATTCAGTTTTAGAGAGTAATTAGTCCATAGCTATTTGCAGTTGCTATTCTCTATCGAGGTGCCAGAAGATGGTGGTAGTTCTCTTGGTTTAGAACTTCAGATTTTATCTATATTGAACTAGGGTGTGTGTGGGTGTGGAGTGTGACTAGAGGTTAGATATGTATTGGTGGAACCGTAACTTAGGAGCAGACAATTGTGAGCCAAAGTAGTGGCTGCGGCGCGTTCAGGCACTCCCGCTGAAAAACATTCTTTTTCCGACAAAACCTGCCACCATTTCTATTGACCTGTGTGAAAAAAGTTACTGAAGGATAGTCTGAAGGATCTACAcatattcattattttctaAGAGCAAGTGGATTCTGCTAATTTGTTGTGGATTGCTTTAGTAAATCACACAACTGAGCATTTTCTTATACCTTGAGGTCTCAACCTACATGCTCTTTAGCATGGGATTTTGAGTCTCGCTTCTCTTTGGAATAATCGCCTGATGGGTGATGAAGTAAATCATTGGTTCACATCCAGCTAACTTACACATTGGCTGAAGTACAATTCATACCACCTATAGGTAGTTTTAGACAAGTTGAATCCCTTTACTACTACTAATTGTTTCCACTAAAAGGTTATTTAAATGTTAAACATAGTTTTTCTAGCATTTTGCAGTTCATTGAAATAATTTGACTTTTATCTTCTAATGAGATTTGCTTCGATGTCACTTAGATTCTGGTAGGCGTAATTGTTAGACAATTAATTCTGAGGACTGTATGCTCTATATAGATTTACGCTGTAtagtaaaaaaagaagataagaatTAGGAGGTTTCAGCCTTTTACAGCGAAGTCACATCTCCATCCGACTATTGTTGTTGGAATCTATGGTTGATGCTATATATAGCGGGTCAAATTTTCTAAACTACTAATagaatacttggtgcatttaTTTGGTCCTTATGGATGAGGCATGTGATGAACTGATGATTCTTTCCTCACCAAAGACTTCACCTGTTCCTAAAtgatttctttttgaaatttctgATATTCTAGCCAATTCACATTTTACTTTGTTTGCCTTGAATAGATTGGCTATGCATGAAGAGTCATCATCCCGGCGCAAGGTTGATGATGATGTGCATGAGGGTGCTGTCCCTGCATATCTGATGGATCGTGAGACTACCACAAGAGCTAAGGCATGTTGAGTTTGATGCAGTGTTGAACTTGTCGTTTGTTGTTCAATTGGTGGTACAATGACCATAGACTGAATATTctgtttttaaattataaaccttCTATGTAGATTCTTAGCAACACAATAAAGCAAAAGAGGAAAGAGAAAGCTGGAAAATGGGAGGTGCCTCTGCCTAAGGTAAATTCAGAATATCCCTTCATTAGTAAAATATTTTACCttgtccaaaaaaaaagaaggtaaagTTTGAATAACATGGTAGTTTTTGGCCTTGCACTACTTGTTTCAATACTATCACTTTCTGCCTGTATGCTGGTTCTTCACTCATGTTCGGTGTGCACATAATTTTTGCTAAATATGTTTGTGTGTGATTGAAGGGTCTGTCATTTACTTCTGTTTCTGAAATATTGACGTAACTCCCGTGTGACTGGTCACAAATAAAGATACTTCACACTTCAGTTTGTGCTCTTAAGATTGAACTCGTGGATCTAGGGATGATTCTTATTTGTTGGTCTTGGATAGGTACAGAGATTTCTCTGTAAATAGATTACCCACAAAGGGTTGCTATTCCAATATCATATGAGCATCGCTGTTCCTTTTGTATAAATGTCTATAATCTTTTCGTTTATGGAAATTGCTTTCTAATAAAGATACTTCACCTTACAGGTTAGGCCTGTGGCTGAGGATGAGATGTTCAGAGTGATAAGATCTGGCAAAAGGAAGAGTAAGTATCTTCAATTACCTAATTTCGTTTTCTGTTGGTTAGCCTATATCTACAAGTTCTTAATTTCAGCTCCTTATGCTTGTCCTTTGTTGTATTGTTTGTTGCCTTTGGGATTGTTAAGAGTGATTTTTTTTGACCATTTTGATTTGTCTCATCTTTGCAGCCAAGCAGTGGAAGAGAATGGTTACAAAAGCCACCTTTGTCGGAGCAGGGTTTACCAGGAAACCTCCAAAGTATGAGCGGTTCATCCGCCCATCTGGCTTACGGTTTACTAAAGCCCATGTGACACACCCTGAACTTAAATGTACGTTCAATCTTGAGATCATCGGGGTGAAGAAGAATCCTAATGGTCCAATGTATACTTCTCTAGGTGTTATAACCAAGGGAACCATCATTGAGGTAATCTTTCTGTTTCAAGACTGCACCCCAGTTTATCTAATTTAGCTTGCATTCACTAATCGTCTTGCTATAAAATCCAGGTTAATGTCAGTGAACTTGGTCTTGTCACTCCTGCTGGGAAAGTTGTATGGGGTAAGATATGCTTTACTTAGACGTTACACTTCTGGGATTCTTTTGTCCTTCAAATTCTGatcattcatttttttgtgGATGGTTTTATGCCAGGTAAATATGCTCAAGTGACGAATAATCCTGAAAATGATGGTTGCATCAATGGAGTTCTCCTAGTGTAGTACTTTTTAACAGAGAAGAAACTGCacctttttttgtttgaatagaGTGCATAACTATATGTATCTCTTCGGTATTGCTGGACTCTGGTTGCGACAGAGTTGTAGAACAGGAGAGGCGAAATGAAGTAGTGATTTGTTGGAACTTGCAACTGTACCGATGATATTAGTCTTTGTTTATTGTTATGCTATAAACATGTTTATTGAATTCCTTGACGTGGAACGTAGCATGTAGATTCATTTACCAGGAAAAATCAAATCAGTATTAAGTTATTCATCAGAAATGTCCCAAAACCTTTTTATTACTATCATCAGTAAATCCTTAAGTTGAACaacaattttaacttttaagcaTGTAGTATATCATATTTTGTAATCGTAGCAATTCAAGGCTATTGCAAAAGTCAAGGTTTACCAATTACCTATTTATATTGTTTGTACTTATTTAACCACAcccaatcaagaaaacaaacaagtatatcatGGCTTAAAAATCAGTTTCTGGCTGGCAAGCTTTATAAAGAAAACATATTACCTACTGCAAAATATTTATGTAGCATCAATTGGACATATAAAAGTGAATGAAAATGATCAGTTTCTGGCTGGCAAGCTTTATAAAGAAAACATATTACCTACTGCAAAATATTTATGTAGCATCAATTGGACATATAAAAGTGAATGAAAATGATCAattggacaaataaaagtgaacgaagGTGAAGGAAAGGAGTATACGAAGCTGTATCACAGTCAAAAtgttatcatttattttattaaaaaaaatcctccTCCTCTGCCCTTCAAAagtggaaaagaaaaagaaaaacgaaAATGGTTTCTACATTGGCGGGAGTCAATTACCTCTATAAATATGTCTCCATGAACTAAATCTTCCCTCGTAAATCTTCCTTCCAGCGAAAGCTGCTAGATACAGATTAGGGTTTTTTCTATGATGCTCAAAGGGCGAGAAAGTTTGATCAGATTAATAGGTCGGCGTCGGCGATTTCTCCGTCGCCGTTCTCTTATCACTTCATCTGTTCCTCAGGTACCAGTTTTTCCAATAACCGTTTACACAATATGCCATTCTCTGTTAATATAGATTCACTGTTAAACAATTGCATTCGATGATTTACAGATTGGTTGTAAAGAAGATAAGGATGAGGTAAACACTGAAAGTGGAAATGGAAATGGAAATGGTGATGAGGAAAGTGGAAATGGAAATGGAAATGGTGATGAGGAATGGGTTGATTGTCCTGTTTGTGGGACGAAGGTTCGAGGTGAAGAACCTGTTATTAACTCTCATTTAGGTACGTAGAAGTTCCTTCTGTTCTTGATGTTAATAGcttttttttgagtaatttaGGATACTTTCTTCTATATTTAGCTTGATAGTAGAGTAAAAATGGTATCTTGTTATGTTTTTATGCGTGTTGTTGCAATTGTGCTTTGGATTTAAGGTAAGTGCTCAAGTTGCTGGAGAAGTTCAGATGGGGGAATTCGGCCAATCCTGTAGTTCTGCTTCAAAATCAATATATGTGTGAAAAAAATCCACAAAGTACAAATGATAAGATTTTAAATCAGTAAATCAAATGGCTTGTGGTAGAATTTTGAACTCAAACAtgtaaagtttaaatttttgatCTGCTTTTGTGGAggtatttgaaagtttaaatttcTTGGATTACCAATTTGTCAATTATGGATGAGTTATGAACTTATTTCCAGAATGCTAATGAGTTGAGCTAGGATGGAGAATGCATGTGCTCCTAATGCTACTGAAATTTCTTGCTTTCAAAATGTAAAgaattcattttgaaattgtTGAGTGAGTATTCCTTTTGCAGTGTTTATTTAATCAGCatcacaaagaaaaaaaatctcaagaaagAACATTTAAATTAAGAGAGGAACCTGTTCTCTACTTAGGCATCatgtgaattcaataatttGACATTGCCACTAGACTActatttctcattttttcccAGTAGACATAAAACCCAATTTTACAAGGTAAAATACAACTGCAAAAAGAGAACCATGGAATTCAGTCCACTTGTTTACCCCTATTCCTTTTGTGAAGTCTACTAAGAAGCTTGTCTTTGTTGCAGCTTTAGCAACAAgttaattgttttgtttttaatctttttaattgatctgttcttttatttgtttgactTTTGAACTATATGTAAACTTACAATGGAGCATTATTTTTCAGATAAATGCCTTGCTAGAGGAACTAAACGCAAATTGAGCCAGTGCACCCTTTTCCAGTTGAAATTTTGCACACGACCTAAAGTTACAGCCTCATCCATTGATTCAGACTTGACAAGGACAGAGTTTGGTTCAAGTGCAAATGATGGTGATATCCATGCTCTGGCTTCTGAAATGAGAAACTCAGAtgtttcaaaaaataatgtCCAAGATGAATCCAGTTCATCTTCAGTCTCACTTACTCTGACAACCAGCAGATCGAATATTTTCACGAGAAATAGTAGTATCTGTAATAGGGTTGATCGAGCGGAAAACTTAGATGGTCTCCCTGATTTCGATAATGAATGCAAACCTCTGTCTGGTGCAAAGTCGATGCAAATTGTGGGGCTAGAGGTTTTTCCTCAACACCAAATAAGTGATGATAGAATTGACAACTTCACAGGCTCGCCTTTGTCACTTTCTGAAAACAGGACTCCTACATTTGTGGAACCTTTGGAAGATGATGATAACTCTAAGATTTTGCTTGATACTTTCATTGTTGGCCGTAAGTTTGCTGATGACACAGAGTTAATTATTGGAGCAATGGTGATGCTTTCAAGAGATTCCGAGAATGTCAAGGATCCAAACGCAATCAAGGTTGATCTTCACTATGGTTATCTTTAATTGGTAACATTGTACCTTCTTAAAAATTTTTGGTAACATTGTATCTCAAGACGTGTGTAAAAAGCATTGCTCGTATATTATGGCAGGTTCTAACAAAAGATACCGGTCACAGTAAAGAGCTAGGTTTTATCCCCAGGGAATTGGCACAATATGTATCTCCATTGATTGACAATTTCCAGATGAGGTTTGAGGTAATAATACTAGACATTTTGTGGTCATATTCTAAGTTTTTCCATTTCCCATACAAGCTTCAACTTGTCTTACCTTTGCTCTTATTgtatttaaatatctaaaaacatatttagtatgaatatttTGAAAGGACAAGTATATATGAaccattttcaaaatattttggttAAAAAGTAGGACTTCTGTGGAGAACTTTTTGTGGCAACACacaaagaacttaaaataataataaataaattatgattacTAGATCACTTTGTCTTGTTTTACccacaataatttatttagaaaCACTGTTCATATTTCCAGTACCAAGCTCGGATAAGGGGGAAGGAATGGGGTAGGCTGGCAACCAACAGAAAACTAGTCAATTTCATGCATccccaacttgtttgggactgagATGTACTTATTGTTGCTGTAAAATAATTTCCAAAACAATATCTATATGGCACCGTAGGTTTTCAATGGTGAAGGTTAGATAGTCATAGGACTTATGAAGAGAAAAAAGAGGGTATACAGTAACAGTGCTAACCAAGTGCTTCAACTTACAAGTACAAGCAAGCTATCTTTATTTCTAAGTTATTTCTTGGCTCTCAGTCGGTTAATAGGAGTTATGCAGTGCCAAGTTTGCTCTTGGTAAATATGAATTAATACCATTTGAGGTAGTGGTTCTTGTCAAGGATTTTAATCTCTTCAGCTACTTATTTTTCCCTACTTCTATCTCCACTACtaccttttcttcttttctgaAGTTCTATTGCTGGTGCAATATTAAACTACTCTGATTTTATTGATTACCTTCATTTCTTGATACTAGTAATGCCATGATCTACTTGTAAACTGCATCTATTCTTAGAATTTTCTACATAGAGTTGGGGTACATACAAAGTGATTTATGGTCTAAAAACCTTACCCCTACTCAACTCAGGGAAGTGTGATAAAAatagatttgaaaaaaataaggcAGCAAAATAGTAAAGATAAACGAAGCTAAAGAAGCAACATATAGTATTAAAATTTGGAGGGTATGATACTACAAGAGTACTAATTAGGAGAAGAGGAGACTAGCCCCTTCCTCTCCTACATTAAGTGCGACCACACTCGACtatctactaaccttctaccctaatcctTGACCACCATTCCTTCCTATCCTATGTTATTATTTCAAACTTTGGGGTTTGGCCCTATGCCACCTAACTCATGCTGCAACACTTAAGGTGAATCCTTGGTTCACTTCATACAATTTCAACCACCCAAATCAAGTCTCTACATTACCCTATAAGCTAACTATTCTTATCCAAAGGCCAAAAGTAAATGAATGaccaaaatctcaaattttgtcATTGGGGAATTTGGGTAAGAATGAGGAGTCCAACCATTAAATCTTGGTTTAATGGTTATGATTAGCTATAACATGCTTGGAATATTTGGGTTTTTGTAAGAAAATAACATTCTATGTCCCTTATATGGATGGAAGTTGGATGTGAAAATTCCCTTGCAGGTGCCTTGGCTTTTGGAAGAAtgaaaaatgatcaaatttacGAAGTAGGGTATATATATAAGCGCTGGTAATTTATACTGAAGCGTAGTCGTATTTCAGTTCATTCTGTCTGGCACTGAATAATAGTTCTGCATTCATCTGTAACTGTACATAGATTTGGTCTTGCACACCATTTGGTTCCAGCATAAAAGCCAACTtacaagtaaaagtaaatataaacCGTTTAGCCACTTCAATATCAGCCACATTTATTTGCTAGTGAGGCTATTGGACCTGTTAAAGGTTGTTCAATAACCTTCCAATACAAGAAATCCTATACAATATAGAAGTAGCATTTTAACGAATTAAGAAAAGGAATGAGAGCTCCAGCTAGCTGTAAATTCTAGTAAATATCTTTGTGTTCTCCCGGCCGTTTGTTTTCTGTTCACTATTTACTTGTGTCAATTCAAATTATGGATTTTCGCAAGTATGGACTGATCACTAGCTTACATGGATTCAGGGCCATATAACTTCTATTCCACGGCATCCTCATGCAGTTGTCCCAATTCAGATATATTCCTCTAGCATTGCTTCTTTTGGTGAAAAGGACTCCTCTAGTCTCCAAGAATTTAATTCCTTTAGGAGAAATGCTCTATGTGCTGCTGAATTCTCGAAGACTCGTCCTCCTATCCCTGCAAAATACCAGCATAACCTTCTATTGTTACTAAAGGAGGTTTTGAAGATCAACGCACATCTTTTTGCTGAAGGCGAGAAGACCTTATTGAGTATGATCATCTTCAGCACTTGGATCATCCCAGATAATCTTTGATAAATTTGCATatataactctatttttatgCTCTATTGGTACAGAAGCTTTTTTATCACTCTCAGATGATAGTCAGAGGCTCTTTGCTCGGCTTTATGCACGTAAAGGTGTTCGATTTCAATAGCTCTTTGGCTTGCAACTTTAATATTCTAGATTTGGTTAATTTCTAGATCTTATCCACTTAAGCTTGCGTACTGCCACTTCTTGTAGATGACAAAATCTTTATTTATGGAGTCCAGATGTGCTGCTTGTTTATTAACCATAAGGCCTTTCAATGTCTGCTAGAGTTGTTTATTGGAAATGACTTATTGCAGTGTTcttatttctttgtattttcatgaTAATGTTTGTGTATGGGTCAGCTTGCCTCAACTATGCTACCGGGTCCCAGTGTCCttctattagtatagatttcgTATAATATTGCTACCAAGACTTGAGATAGATGTGGAAAAATCACCTACCTGCCTTTGCTAAAATTTGAACCTTGGTCACCTTTGGTTCATTCCAGCTTCAGCTACCGCTAGATCACACATGTGGTTCAATTAGTTGCTATTTTCATGATACCATTTTTCTTCGGACACTACCTTTTCCTGACTGCTACAGACCCATAATGAATAGTCTACCTTATATATGAGACCATGGTAGTAATGAATTGGCTTCTTCTACTTAATGTTACATCACTTACTCTACATTCACTGATAATTCGGTTGCTATCCGGAATCGTATTAGAAGGGCGTGGTTTCAAGTTCTTCTATTTGTACAACTAAAGCTTATCATGTTGTGTTTTCCTTCTTTTACTCTGTATtcatgaaaatttgaatgattCATTGCTGGATGATTCAAGAAGTTTCTTGATCTTATTAGATTCCTTTTATTTCTTACCTTAGGGCCATGGTTTCGGACAGCTAGCATATCATATGCTGAAATATGTGATTATAAAGAAGCTGTGAAGGGTCTTTCTGGTAGACAAATTGTATAACGCTGTGGTAAATTCTATATAGTCTTGCTCTAAGAGAAACTGAATGCAACATCATTTAAGTCATCCTCTTTTACTTTGCAGAAGCAGAATGTGTTACTTTATTCGAATCAATTGATAAACTACAAATTGGTGACTTGAAGGAGGTATTGGATGTCCTTAATGTTGGTGAACTACGGGACCTCTACAGTCTTAACAAGGTTCTTGTttctttattatgtttttatatGTTCCACATGCCTTGAAAACAGATGTGATTCTTTATGGTGAAAAACTTCATGTATTAAAACGAGGTTAATTTTGGAAGAATAAGATCAGTTCCTTCTTGAAACCTAGAATACAacttattttgaaacaaaatgagAAGGATAAAACACCACCACTTATTTTGGAACTGAAGGAGTAGTACATGGTGGAAATTATATCCTGCAGTTTGCTTTATTGGAATATATTACTCTTAACTATGTAACGCAAAAGCTATACAGGTTGAAAGATGGACAGTTAAAAGATTGGGAACTAGCAGAATAGTTATTGAGACCAAACATGTGGGGGATTATTCCTTATAGAAAACCTTGTGAAAATTAttgcaattttttctttttatttctataaCATATTAAATTTGCCATCCACTCTTAAGATTCCTACTTCAAAGCTTATCTTGATACACATCATTCTCCTTTTGGTAATTCTGTCCTGACTTTCATCATTCAGGGAGTTTCTTTTCTGTTACTGTAAGGTGGATGTTTAGTTTACTTGTATGTGACTTGACATTGCCGATTTAATCTCCAAGCAATCTAAAGATTTAATAAATGAAATTCAGTCTTGTTAATGCATTtgcaatattatttaatatttcttcCTAGTAGACTGTCTTGTGAGTTTAAAGAAGAAGCTATCTTTAGGTCATGAAAGGCTTGGAGCATTATGGAAGGCTCCATCTAAATTTGATTGATGCCATAGTTAATGCTCCAATAATGAGATTGGCTTCTGATGACTACACAGAAACAGGATACTGTGTGGACAGATACGGGCCATACAATTCTTAgcactaaaaaaataatcaaggaaaataaataactaatctTCTGCCACCCCAACTTTGGTGGTCAGCTATCACCAAATCTTTTTACTCAGATCTGTACACCCATTTCAGCATCATTTTAATATTGccttcttattcttttttttcttcaattgtgTTCCTTTTCTTGTATGTAGAAACCATAATATGTTTATTGAGATTCGTTCATCCTAATTAATTGGACCATTGAAACTAAGAGTCTTAAAATTGTAGGAATCACCGCTTTTGTATGTTTTGTGTATTAATTGCTAATAACATGGTCACACTCTACTTACAACTGATTATCTGGATGATGTATGTTACCCTTTTAACACTTCATCAaaagggaaaataaaaaaagggaaTATGTTGCCTTACAATAGGGGTTAagctttgttttgttttaaaatattctcAAAGTAGAAGGGAAAATGTGGTACTTTCATGCCCTTGTCAGAGCTTGTGCTTTGCCTTCGGTCTTCTCTGGATATGTGTTCTTAATTTCTGTCTGACTAAGCTTGCTTTGCACAAGGAAGAGACATAAGGAAAGAAGAGTAATTGGCTCAGTGCAATTGAGGGAAGTGAAAAATGTaagttaaaaagaaataaataagtagATGCAGTTAGGGTGGTATAGCAAAAAGTTCCATTTTGCTTCTCCACCTGCTGTCATCATAGCTGTGCTGCAGGCAACTTGACAGCTGCAAGTTTTTAGTTGTTGCTTTTCTGAGGTGTTTCGTTGATTAATTGCATCTAGCGTTTCTTCCAAAGTTTTGCCAAAAAGTAGTTGTTATCAGATCAGGATCTCTTGGAAGATTAGGGTTAACGATTTTATGTGTCTCTACAACCACAACATGCCCAATATAATCCCACTTAGTGGGTTCtggagagggtagagtgtatgccGAGATTACCGCTATTTTCAATAGACACTCCGCCAATTTTATGTGTCTCTGAAGTAAAATATTCTAGATGCTTCCTTAGTTGTTCATTGCATTCTTCCCTTTGTTCGTGGGACTTCCATGTTCAATGATAATGGCCTTCCGATTATCTTGTTTGAATTACATACATCTTTCTTACAAATGTGTTTTATTTTGAGATTTAGTTCAGTCACATAAGAAGATTGTCCGGAACTCTGATCATGGTATAAGAAAGCAAGATTACGTTGGTCGGCTTCTTGGTGCATATGAAAGTGGTTTATGGTAGGTTGTTTTTGAAATTCTTTATCCCGCTGCTGTCACTCTGTACCACACCTTACTACTCTTTCATGTAATTGCTTCAAAATGGCATCACTGCAGCCCCAATCTTCAAAGTATGATTCTAGGAAAAACTGGAAGCTGTATCAGGATATCTGCATTGGCTGAATCTGTCTTTTGGCGTGCTGAGGTGATTTTGGAGAAATCTCTATTATGTCGTCTAGCCTCTATATAATAAACATTGTTTGGCATGTACCCTTCTAACTTTTTCTTCCTTCAGAGGCTATTTTTTCTGAATGGAGAGCAGGACCTGTCAGCATTCTTACTTGTTGACTTGGGCATTGTAAAATATCCTGCTTATAACTGCATATTCACAGACCAGATTTTTCCAGACAGAAGTGACCTAttgtcttatgaggaggtaTGCTAACTCTTGTGAAAAGATACTTTCTGCCCTTATTAGCTGCTGTCAAAAGAACAAaaactttttcctttatttaGTTTGAATTTAATGCCCATAGGCCATTGAGGTTGCACAAGTTATGGATGAGTCTCTTGACGAGAACAACAATGAGTTGGTATCAAGATGCATTGAAATTTCTGCCTCTCACGTATCTAGCTTTGTGGAGGAAGATAGATCATCACATTTTGGGTCGATGACTGCATTTTTATCTTGCTTTTCAGCCAGTTGGGTATATTCTAAGGTGATCCTGTTGGGTGTTTCTTTCCTGGAGCATGAACGTAGGTGAGGAGGTCCAACATGCTTGATTAGAAGTTAATTCTCTAATGA is drawn from Solanum stenotomum isolate F172 unplaced genomic scaffold, ASM1918654v1 scaffold6733, whole genome shotgun sequence and contains these coding sequences:
- the LOC125852909 gene encoding fanconi-associated nuclease 1 homolog isoform X3, translating into MMLKGRESLIRLIGRRRRFLRRRSLITSSVPQIGCKEDKDEVNTESGNGNGNGDEEWVDCPVCGTKVRGEEPVINSHLDKCLARGTKRKLSQCTLFQLKFCTRPKVTASSIDSDLTRTEFGSSANDGDIHALASEMRNSDVSKNNVQDESSSSSVSLTLTTSRSNIFTRNSSICNRVDRAENLDGLPDFDNECKPLSGAKSMQIVGLEVFPQHQISDDRIDNFTGSPLSLSENRTPTFVEPLEDDDNSKILLDTFIVGRKFADDTELIIGAMVMLSRDSENVKDPNAIKVLTKDTGHSKELGFIPRELAQYVSPLIDNFQMRFEGHITSIPRHPHAVVPIQIYSSSIASFGEKDSSSLQEFNSFRRNALCAAEFSKTRPPIPAKYQHNLLLLLKEVLKINAHLFAEGEKTLLKAFLSLSDDSQRLFARLYARKGPWFRTASISYAEICDYKEAVKGLSEAECVTLFESIDKLQIGDLKEVLDVLNVGELRDLYSLNKSHKKIVRNSDHGIRKQDYVGRLLGAYESGLCPNLQSMILGKTGSCIRISALAESVFWRAERLFFLNGEQDLSAFLLVDLGIVKYPAYNCIFTDQIFPDRSDLLSYEEAIEVAQVMDESLDENNNELVSRCIEISASHVSSFVEEDRSSHFGSMTAFLSCFSASWVYSKVILLGVSFLEHERRYKDAIDLLKLLLVKFKSDRRRGYWTLRLSIDLEHVGCLDESLEVAEKGLLDSWVRAGCIVALQRRVLRLGKPPRRWKTPSFSNSINRKIVEVQVQGRPVNCKTGVKNVFYGEDGERCGVEELALEYYAGEGGCWHGVHTESGIWLTIFGLLMWDIVFADVPNVFRTKFQTAPLDLETDSFYEVRRGLIEGLLDKIEHGMAEELLIMSWESHMGTVCRGVKWDKHSLSELRAAVTCIGGPCLASICRNLAQDYRSWSSGMPDLLLWRFHDNYRGEAKLVEVKGPRDKLSEQQRAWLLFLMDCGFNVEVCKVSHSPI
- the LOC125852909 gene encoding fanconi-associated nuclease 1 homolog isoform X7, which encodes MVMLSRDSENVKDPNAIKVLTKDTGHSKELGFIPRELAQYVSPLIDNFQMRFEGHITSIPRHPHAVVPIQIYSSSIASFGEKDSSSLQEFNSFRRNALCAAEFSKTRPPIPAKYQHNLLLLLKEVLKINAHLFAEGEKTLLKAFLSLSDDSQRLFARLYARKGPWFRTASISYAEICDYKEAVKGLSEAECVTLFESIDKLQIGDLKEVLDVLNVGELRDLYSLNKSHKKIVRNSDHGIRKQDYVGRLLGAYESGLCPNLQSMILGKTGSCIRISALAESVFWRAERLFFLNGEQDLSAFLLVDLGIVKYPAYNCIFTDQIFPDRSDLLSYEEAIEVAQVMDESLDENNNELVSRCIEISASHVSSFVEEDRSSHFGSMTAFLSCFSASWVYSKVILLGVSFLEHERRYKDAIDLLKLLLVKFKSDRRRGYWTLRLSIDLEHVGCLDESLEVAEKGLLDSWVRAGCIVALQRRVLRLGKPPRRWKTPSFSNSINRKIVEVQVQGRPVNCKTGVKNVFYGEDGERCGVEELALEYYAGEGGCWHGVHTESGIWLTIFGLLMWDIVFADVPNVFRTKFQTAPLDLETDSFYEVRRGLIEGLLDKIEHGMAEELLIMSWESHMGTVCRGVKWDKHSLSELRAAVTCIGGPCLASICRNLAQDYRSWSSGMPDLLLWRFHDNYRGEAKLVEVKGPRDKLSEQQRAWLLFLMDCGFNVEVCKVSHSPI